The proteins below are encoded in one region of Rhea pennata isolate bPtePen1 chromosome 21, bPtePen1.pri, whole genome shotgun sequence:
- the ZSWIM9 gene encoding uncharacterized protein ZSWIM9 isoform X2, protein MSSAASSTSGASATRSEKIDCPASVTLRLGPKKDRLVVIEASLEHNHRLSEVEFAHYFKRHQLEASMGLPIRITNSVSKRFLAPDLVWNLEDYSKAKDKGMCELLSQLDGLFKSDPGAKVKLVFQEDVAVLNSIFLATSHMRGLVQRFPRCLYMDRAACVNGEFDLYSVLCEDANGRGRECAYCVARRGVPDLVLFIVASLVQSAPDIKLQVRCLTVGVGVTDLDAVEEVLPCARVQICRLQVLEALYRKARELAAPKEDRVLNLLHNMANASSPRVYSQYLSDLEDVAPLAFLQYYLETWHHNKGMWAECWAFERNRDCPFLEHMSFHRQKLCSVLGPPLGLAACVRGLLDLQALRVEVAALNEERVSDLYRATCPPESAALVAEELGLAKHADCHVDEVPDGFLLHGGGCSFVVSPDLASCSCSIYVSSRRPCRHVFAARLWTGQPLYDPGLLPLPLGLEGQNAS, encoded by the coding sequence GAGCGAGAAGATCGACTGCCCGGCTTCGGTCACGCTGCGGCTGGGCCCCAAGAAGGACCGGCTGGTGGTAATTGAGGCCAGCCTGGAGCACAACCACCGCCTTTCCGAGGTGGAGTTTGCCCACTACTTCAAGAGACACCAGCTAGAGGCCAGCATGGGGCTACCCATCCGCATCACCAACAGCGTCTCCAAGCGCTTCCTGGCACCCGACCTGGTTTGGAACTTGGAGGACTACAGCAAGGCCAAGGACAAGGGGATGTGTGAGCTCCTGAGCCAGCTGGACGGGCTCTTCAAGAGTGACCCGGGGGCCAAAGTCAAGCTTGTCTTCCAGGAGGATGTGGCGGTTCTCAACAGCATCTTCCTGGCCACCTCGCACATGCGAGGCCTGGTGCAGCGTTTCCCCCGCTGCCTCTACATGGACCGAGCGGCCTGTGTGAACGGTGAGTTTGACCTCTATTCCGTGCTCTGTGAGGATGCCAACGGGCGTGGACGGGAGTGTGCCTACTGTGTGGCCCGCCGTGGCGTGCCCGACCTCGTCCTCTTCATTGTGGCCTCGCTGGTGCAGAGCGCCCCGGACATCAAGCTCCAGGTGCGGTGCCTGACGGTAGGAGTGGGCGTCACGGACCTGGACGCTGTTGAGGAGGTGCTGCCCTGCGCCCGTGTCCAGATCTGCCGTCTCCAGGTGCTTGAGGCGCTCTACCGCAAGGCACGCGAGCTCGCTGCCCCTAAGGAGGACAGAGTGCTCAACTTGCTGCACAACATGGCCAATGCCAGCTCACCCCGTGTCTACAGCCAGTACCTGAGTGATCTGGAGGATGTGGCCCCCCTTGCCTTCCTACAGTACTACCTGGAGACGTGGCACCACAACAAGGGCATGTGGGCTGAGTGCTGGGCCTTCGAGCGCAACCGCGACTGCCCCTTCCTTGAGCACATGAGTTTCCATCGGCAGAAGCTCTGTTCGGTGCTAGGACCACCCCTGGGGCTGGCTGCCTGCGTTCGGGGGCTGTTGGACCTGCAGGCTCTGCGGGTGGAGGTGGCCGCCCTCAATGAGGAGCGAGTCTCGGACCTGTACCGGGCCACCTGCCCGCCTGAAAGCGCAGCCCTTGTGGCCGAGGAGCTGGGGCTGGCCAAGCACGCTGACTGCCATGTTGATGAGGTGCCTGATGGTTTCCTGCTCCATGGTGGTGGCTGCTCCTTCGTGGTCAGCCCTGACCtggcctcctgcagctgctccatctACGTCTCCAGTCGGCGGCCCTGTCGCCATGTCTTTGCCGCCCGTCTGTGGACTGGCCAGCCCCTCTATGACCCTGGGCTGCTACCCTTGCCCCTGGGCCTCGAGGGGCAGAATGCTTCCTAG